One part of the Magnetovibrio sp. PR-2 genome encodes these proteins:
- a CDS encoding transposase: MARLARFNIAGVPQHIIQRGNNRQAIFFHDDDYAVYLEKLQEYGEKYQVAIHAYVLMTNHVHLLLTPSTKTGISQLMQSLGRYYVRYVNQAYQRTGTLWEGRYKSTVVDTEEYFLTVSRYIELNPVRAKIVRKPKNYPWSSYTHNALGADNALLSAHPCYLALGRSKAKRREAYENLFTDRIPAATLDDIRTNTNKGWVLGNDQFKSEIAKKAKRRAEPKPRGGDRKSKAYQAKVRKRRI, encoded by the coding sequence ATGGCTCGGCTGGCACGGTTCAATATTGCAGGCGTTCCGCAGCACATCATTCAGCGCGGTAACAATCGGCAGGCGATCTTCTTCCATGATGATGATTATGCTGTCTATCTCGAAAAACTGCAGGAGTACGGCGAGAAGTACCAAGTCGCCATTCATGCTTATGTTTTGATGACCAACCATGTGCACTTGCTTCTGACTCCGTCGACAAAAACCGGGATTAGCCAGTTGATGCAGTCCTTGGGGCGCTATTATGTGCGTTATGTCAATCAAGCCTATCAGCGCACGGGCACCCTGTGGGAAGGCCGTTACAAATCGACCGTGGTGGACACCGAAGAATACTTTCTAACCGTCAGCCGCTACATCGAGCTCAACCCCGTCAGAGCCAAGATTGTGCGCAAGCCTAAAAATTATCCGTGGTCGAGCTACACCCACAACGCCCTTGGTGCCGACAACGCACTTTTGTCCGCCCACCCCTGCTATCTCGCTCTTGGGCGCAGCAAAGCGAAAAGGCGAGAGGCCTATGAAAACCTGTTCACAGACCGCATTCCCGCCGCCACCCTGGACGATATTCGCACCAACACCAACAAAGGCTGGGTCCTCGGCAACGATCAATTCAAATCTGAGATCGCAAAAAAGGCCAAGCGACGCGCAGAGCCAAAACCGAGGGGCGGAGATCGCAAATCAAAGGCTTATCAAGCTAAGGTAAGAAAAAGACGGATCTAA